The DNA region CTCAATGGCGGCGCGCGCGTCGTCGCTGCCGTCCCGGATCTGGTCGAGGGTGGGCAGCCGCTCGCAGAGCTGGCTGAGGATCTCCTTCGGCAGGGCTCTTCCGGGTCCTTCCTCGATGACGACAGGCGGCATGTCGTGCCTGCGCAGCGCGAAGTCGTCGGGCAGGTCGGCGAGGATTTCGCCGGGCCGGGTCAGGCCCAGGTCGCGGATTTCGCGCAGGAACCGGCTGGTGAAGCGGCAGACCGTCGTGCGGCGGAAAGCGCTGATCTCGCCGGTGTGCGCGAGGTGAGCCACGTACTGCGTGAACGTCTCGATGTCGCTTCGGCCGAGCGCGGCCATGTCCGCTCCGTCGTCCTGACGGGAGCGGACGAGGCTTTGGGAGAGGTAGCGCAGGCAGAGGATCATGTCGGAGAGGCCGTTGGGGATGTTCTTGCCGTAGCGGCGGGGGATCTCATCAAGCACCCACGTCTTGCAGGCTCGCCGCATCCACTCCTGGTGCAACGGCGTGAAGTCCATCCGACGCCACTGGCCCAGTCCGAAGGCGCCCATGTTCCAGACGTCCTTGATCTGCTCCAGTTCCGGAGTGGAGACGGCGGCTGCGAGCATGTGGCGCATGCGGTTGGTCATGCCGGCCAGGTGGGTGTTGCGGGGCACCTGGACGTCGTCGAACTGCTCGACGCGTTGCTCACGCAGGTGCCGGACGAGGCCTCGCAGCAGGACGGGCGGGCTTTTGACCTCGGCGTCCGTGCGGGCCTGAAGGACGTAGAGGATCTCGGCAGTCACCAGGGCCGGCAGACCCCGCAGGCTCAGCGCGGTGGACTCTGCCGTGCCGGGCTCGATGCGGCACCAGGTCTCGAATTCAGCGTCGGGGACTTGTGCCTCCTGCCACCTGACCCAGTGCGGGGGGCAGAACGGGTTCGAGCTGTTCGCCTGGTGCCGGTGGCAGGCGTCGACCGAGCACAGGCCGAAGCCCGGCAGCGGGCGAACGCGGGGGTCGGCGAAGAACTCCTCCAGCGTCGTCGCCCGAAACCGCTGCCTGGGCGGCCCAGGAGCGGACCGCGTGCCGCATGAGGTCGAGCGCGGCCGCCGGTGCGGGCCTGATGTCGGGAGCCAGAGCGATGTGCTGCAGCGCGCCCGGCGCGGGCGGTCGCGCGGTCGGGCCAGAAGTGGGTGCCGATCTCCTCTTTGAGCACAGCCCAGAAGCTCTCCGCGGCGGCGTTGTCGAAGCAGCTCCCGGTCCGGCCCATGCTTTGCCTGTGCTCCAACAGGCCGATTCTGTCGCGCAGTTGGCGGGAGGTGTATTCCGATCCGCGGTCGCTGTGGATCACGCAGCCGGGTTCCAGGCGGCCCAGCGCGGCGGCCATGTCGAGCGCGTCGACGACGAGTTCGGTGCGGTGGTGGTTGGCCATCGAGTAGCCGATGACCTCGCGCGTGGCCAGGTCCAGCCACGCGGCGAGGTAGAGCCAGCCCTCGGCGGTGGGGATGTAGGTGATGTCCCCGACGATCTTCGTGCCGGGGCGGGTGGCGGTGAAGTCCCGGCCAATCAGGTCCGGCGACGGGGCGGCTTTGGTGTCGGCCCTGGTCAGGCTGCGGCGTCCGGTGCGCCGGCTGTTCCCGGCGATGCCGTGCTCCCGCATGACCCGTTCCACCCGCTTGCGGTTGACCGGCCGGCCCCGCCGACGCAGTTCGGCGGTGACGCGCGGGACGCCGTAGTTCCGCCGGGACGCGAGGTGGATCACCGTGATCTCGTGCGCCAGGGCCTCATCGGCCCGCCGCCGCGCTGCGCGGGCTTCCCGTCCGGCCACCCACGCGTAGTACGTGGAACGGGCGGTCTTCGTCACCTTGCACAGCAGCGTGACCGGGTAGTTCGCCTTCTCCGCGTGGATGAACCGGCATATCTCGCTCACCGGTCGCTCTCCTTCGCGAAGAAGGCCGTCGCTTTTTTCAGGATCTCGATTGTTTTCGCCTGCTCGCCGGTCAGCTTCCGCAGCCTCTTCAGTTCCTCGTCCCGGTCGTCGGCTCGCCCGGCGGCGGGACCGGATCCGGTGTCCTGAGCGGCACGGGCCTTCTTCACCCAGCCCCGCAGGGACTCCGAGCTGACCCCGAGCTCCCGGGCGACCTCGGTCACCGTCCGGCCCGACGACCGCACGAGCTCGATCGCGTCCCGCTTGTACTCGTCCGAGTACCGCTTCGTGTACTTGCTTCCCACCTGGCACTGCTTCCTCTGGGCTCTCACGGCCCAGTCTCCAGGTGTCCACGATCAAGGGGAAGCTTCACCGCGCATCCGCCCGAGATGTTGCTGATCTGTTTTGGCTCGCTGGCCAGGAAGTCCTCTGGCGTTTTGCCGCTCCGCTTCCAGACGCTGCGGCAGGCCGAGCACAGCCCCAGTTCTGTCTTCCGGGCTGCTGCCCAGCAGCCGGAACGGGCGCAGATGTGCATGCCGAGGAAAGGGTGGTCCGGCGAGGGCCGAAGGATTCGGGATTTCTCGTCCCAGTGCAGAACGTCCAGCGTCTCCGGCCGGATCAGGGCGCGTAGCCGTTTCGCGCGGGCAGGCAGCAGATCCGATGCGGGCGCGGGCACCAGTCGCAGGGCCGTGGTCATCCGTTCCTCCTGGGAGCGAGAGCGGCGACCCGTTCGACGGCGGACCGTAGCCGCTGCGGATCGGGATGCAGGTAGACCTGCGAGCTGGCCGCGCTGGCGTGCCCGAGGAGGTCGGCGATCTCGTCCAGGACGGCGCCGGCGTCGGCCGCGTTACTGGCGAATCCGTGCCGCAAAGCGTGGGGATGAACGCCGTCGGCCAGGCCGGCCCGACGGGAGAGCCGATCGAAGAGGTCGTTCAGGGCGCCCGGCGGCATGGGCGCCCCCAGTGGGGGCCGAAACAGGTTCACCAGCACGAAGTCGCTGTCGCGGGCTTCGCGGCAGGTGTCTCGTTCGACGACGTACTGGTCGTAAGCCTGAACCAGCAGAAAGTCGACCGGGACGGCGCGCGAACGCTTTGACTTCGCCCAGGCGCCGTTGTCGTTGTCCCGTCGCACCACGTGCAGGTGAGAGCCGGGAATCCGGCAGCCCAGCACGCTGGCGTCCAGGATGAAATGGATGTCCTCGCGCCGCATGCCCAGGGCCTCGCTGCGGCGCAGCCCGGCCCTGGCGAGCAGGAGGACGATGAACCGGTCCCGGGCCGAGCGGCAGGCCCGCAGCAGGGCAAGGACTTCCTCGTCGCTTGCGCGGCCGACCGGCTCTTGCGGTTCGGCTGCCCGGTGCCGAGCCTTGGCGTAGTAGCGAAGGTGGCTTCCCTCGCCGCGGGCCTGCATCGGCAAGTCCCGGTCGTCAGCGACCTCGTAGAGCTGGGACAGCACGAACGTCGGCACCGTGCCGAGCGTCGTGCCGTGGGTGAGGAACTCGCGGACGCCGGCCAGCACGGTGTTGATCCGGCGAGGCCCGCGAACGGGTTCACTGCCCGGCCCGGCCGCCACCGGACTGCCGTCACCGGTCGAGTGCCGCAGCCAGAACATAAAGCTGCCCAGACGGCCCGCCGCCGTCGTCCAATCCCGGCCGGTGCAGCGGCACCACGTCAGGGCACCTGCGCGGCATGCCGCCTTCCACCGTTGCCGATGTCCTCGGTGTTCCGATTGCCTCCGTCCGATCCGATGAGCGGCACGCCAGGCATGTGGTGGAAGCCGTTCTCGGTACTGAAAGCGACCCTGAAGGGAATGTACTGTGACCGCTATCGACGAGCTCTTCTCGCGGGCCCGGCTGATCGACCATCCGAGCAGGCCGGAAGATCCGTACGACAGGATCTCCGGCGCGGGCGGGCTCGTGGCCGGTGAGTCCGGCGCCAGCTCCGCAGACCTGCTGAGTGAGGCGGCGAATCAGGATCTGCTGGCCTTGTGCGAGGCGCTGGTGTCACGCACCCCCACCTCCGCGCTGAGCGGGTTCGTGACCGAGCAACTGCCCGATCCGGACGGAGCCCGGGTGCTGGGCTGCATCCTTCAGCTCGCCGAGTCGGAGGACGGGGCCCGGTCGTGGGTGGCAGTACGCCTCCGGAGCCGGAGACAAGGCCGCGTCCTACTGCCTGTATCTGCACCACCTGTCCCTCGGCGAGAACGACGCCGCAGCCTGGTGGTACGAGCAGACACAGACGGACAGTTGCCCGGCCCCATCCACGCCGGCGAAGGGATCCGCCCCTGGCCAGAAGGAATCGCAGGGATCCTGGACCGTACCGGAGACGGTATGGAGCGTCGACACCAGCACGCCTACCGTGCTGCGGGTGTTCCGCCAGCTCCTCCACCGCAGTGGCCGCCGCCGCTCCGAGGTAGTCGACGCCCTGATGCAGTACCTCCCCACAGCCGTCGCGGTCGGCTACGTCCACGATGAGCCGGACGTCGATCTGCCTCTGCCCGGGCCCGACTTCGCTGAGCAGGTCGGAATTCTGGTCGCGGCCGCGTCCTCGACCAGCTTCGGGGACAAACCCCGCCGTCGTGAAGGAGGCGGGACCCACATCAGGCGCAGAAGCACCAACGACGACTCCGGCGAACTTCAACGGACAGACGAAGGAGCAGAAAGCGCCGTACGAGGCGGCAGATGACGACCCAGCAGGAGCCCGGTTCAGCGCGCAAGGCGAGCCGATTCCCTGGACGGCGCGCCCGCCCGAGCGCAGACATCCGGCTGAGTGAGCGGATGCACTCCTGGAACCAGCTCGTCTGCGTCAGAACAGGGCGGGGCCTGCCATCACCGTGACCGCGGCCAGGGGCGGAGCGACGATCCGAGCCCGGCCCGGTCCCCCACGCCTCCGACGTCCGTCCCGCCGGGGCCGGCCCTGAGAAGGATGCGGCCAGGAGGCGCTGAAGCGGGCGGCGGCCGCCGCGTACCGCGGCGCGGCACCTGCCGCGCAGTCCGGGCCGGTAATCTCTCAGCAGGCCCGCCGCCAGGAGCAGCCCGCAGGCACCACCCCTACTTGATCGTATGCGTGGGGTAGACCTCAACGTCGGTGTAGGCGCCCTTGATCTCCCCCGCGCCCGCGGGCCACTTCAGGCTCACGGTGTGGGTCTCGTTCGGGGGCGTCACCAGGATGTTGGTCGGGGACGCGAGGCTGTCGCCGGTGTTGTCGATGTCGTAGGCGAGGTTGAAGACAGCGGCGTCGCCGGGCTTCAGGGTGGTGATACGCGGCTGGGCGTGGCCGCGCTCGATGGGGTTCGAGGTGTTGTCGGCGTCCTTGATGTCGACGCCCGCGAAGCCCGTCGCCGAGCAGGTGGTCGAACCCCGGTTGATCATGGTGATGTCGATCCTGCCGGAGTTCTCGTCGGGCGCGGCGTCCCTGGCATCGATGGCCAGGTCCTCCGTCTTGCAGGACGTGACCTTGCCGCCGGTCTTCGTCGCGCCGTTCGCGGCTGCCTCTGCCTTGGTTTCCTCACCGGAGCCCGACTTCGCGTTGCTGGCCTCCGAGCCGCCGGAGCCCGAGCCGCCCTGCGACTTCGAGCCACTGTCCGAGGACGAAGAAGATGAGGATGAGGAGCCCTTGGAGGACGAGTCCTTCCCGGTGCTGTCGCTGCCACAGGCGGTGAGCGAGAGGGTGGCGGCGA from Streptomyces sp. NBC_01591 includes:
- a CDS encoding site-specific integrase, translated to MTAEILYVLQARTDAEVKSPPVLLRGLVRHLREQRVEQFDDVQVPRNTHLAGMTNRMRHMLAAAVSTPELEQIKDVWNMGAFGLGQWRRMDFTPLHQEWMRRACKTWVLDEIPRRYGKNIPNGLSDMILCLRYLSQSLVRSRQDDGADMAALGRSDIETFTQYVAHLAHTGEISAFRRTTVCRFTSRFLREIRDLGLTRPGEILADLPDDFALRRHDMPPVVIEEGPGRALPKEILSQLCERLPTLDQIRDGSDDARAAIEILVDTGRRPDEIGCLPWDCMETDEHGKSVLVYTDFKNNRIGLRLPIPDSTAEIIVRQKKAIRARFPDTKLSELVLFPQPRQNSEGTKPFRMQHIGNVHRRWINAMPPLLLADGTEFHKLEVVPYSYRHSYAQRHADAGTLPDVLRELMGHRSLQTTQQYYRNSQELHQTGEKPQVARSGRGLTRTPSSCNLAS
- a CDS encoding tyrosine-type recombinase/integrase, which codes for MFWLRHSTGDGSPVAAGPGSEPVRGPRRINTVLAGVREFLTHGTTLGTVPTFVLSQLYEVADDRDLPMQARGEGSHLRYYAKARHRAAEPQEPVGRASDEEVLALLRACRSARDRFIVLLLARAGLRRSEALGMRREDIHFILDASVLGCRIPGSHLHVVRRDNDNGAWAKSKRSRAVPVDFLLVQAYDQYVVERDTCREARDSDFVLVNLFRPPLGAPMPPGALNDLFDRLSRRAGLADGVHPHALRHGFASNAADAGAVLDEIADLLGHASAASSQVYLHPDPQRLRSAVERVAALAPRRNG
- a CDS encoding transposase, which translates into the protein MGSKYTKRYSDEYKRDAIELVRSSGRTVTEVARELGVSSESLRGWVKKARAAQDTGSGPAAGRADDRDEELKRLRKLTGEQAKTIEILKKATAFFAKESDR
- a CDS encoding IS3 family transposase, translating into MSEICRFIHAEKANYPVTLLCKVTKTARSTYYAWVAGREARAARRRADEALAHEITVIHLASRRNYGVPRVTAELRRRGRPVNRKRVERVMREHGIAGNSRRTGRRSLTRADTKAAPSPDLIGRDFTATRPGTKIVGDITYIPTAEGWLYLAAWLDLATREVIGYSMANHHRTELVVDALDMAAALGRLEPGCVIHSDRGSEYTSRQLRDRIGLLEHRQSMGRTGSCFDNAAAESFWAVLKEEIGTHFWPDRATARAGRAAAHRSGSRHQARTGGRARPHAARGPLLGRPGSGFGRRRWRSSSPTPAFARCRASACARSTPATGTRRTARTRSAPRTGSGGRRHKSPTLNSRPGAASSPARQSPPR
- a CDS encoding DUF4232 domain-containing protein translates to MKYTRITALAAIGVAATLSLTACGSDSTGKDSSSKGSSSSSSSSSDSGSKSQGGSGSGGSEASNAKSGSGEETKAEAAANGATKTGGKVTSCKTEDLAIDARDAAPDENSGRIDITMINRGSTTCSATGFAGVDIKDADNTSNPIERGHAQPRITTLKPGDAAVFNLAYDIDNTGDSLASPTNILVTPPNETHTVSLKWPAGAGEIKGAYTDVEVYPTHTIK